A window of Cryptosporidium parvum Iowa II chromosome 1, whole genome shotgun sequence contains these coding sequences:
- a CDS encoding S. pombe like (SPAC1805) eukaryotic protein with a possible metal binding domain at the N-terminus, producing the protein MEIQVQTCTFFIKSKSRNCKFPRYGDSNFCNLHKGIQDQVCDENHEKLVNKIIPCFIDGRHFVSINKIRSHIRKCSRVRDIAYELNQPFCMHNNGPPHNLLNIREKLQVTETSHIEEINRKANKNNHSDSKKKLIVSKERLEFVDKLHDFCVREFGKNPHFESRQVDIDNLNLNRHELQAISISKEFTKRLINSENSISCNNSNNNLLFDAENSLIIEYGAGNAILSYWFIKECGKPQNKIKPSKFRSVIIDRESRRKQMEKLDESISSIRLRLDIEQFDINSLILVCNNEDISKESIRAHMYSSLGNGNVPWIISTLLEQKIWMHDSSGKQIQTIEEVEQLSKEELKYILTTLSNGGGPDISRLEETIINNFAKKKILKIFVISKHLCGNGFDLGLKSSQSAIKEMKSGSMLIIIMSPCCHHRCLISQHLGAEMLNQIATQEGLFDNTEECFNFLASISSWSTGTSDYRSNYGFKAKYILDSCR; encoded by the exons ATGGAAATTCAGGTACAAACTTGcactttttttataaagTCAAAATCTAGAAATTGCAAATTTCCTAGATATGGAGATTCTAACTTCTGCAACTTACACAAAGGAATACAAGATCAAGTTTGTGATGAGAATCATGAAAAATTAGTTAACAAGATTATTCCTTGTTTTATTGATGGTAGACATTTTGTTtctataaataaaataagatCTCATATTAGAAAGTGCTCTAGAGTTAGAGATATTGCATATGAACTTAATCAGCCATTTTGTATGCATAATAATGGGCCTCCTCACAACTTGTTGAATATTAGAGAGAAATTACAAGTAACTGAAACTTCACATATAGAAGAAATCAATCGAAAAGCGAATAAAAACAATCATTCAGATTccaagaaaaaattaatagtttcaaaagaaagattGGAATTTGTTGATAAACTTCATGATTTTTGTGTACGTGAATTTGGTAAAAACCCCCATTTTGAATCAAGACAGGTagatattgataatttaaatttgaataggCATGAACTACAAGCTATAAGTATTTCCAAAGAATTCACCAAGAGACTAATTAATAGTGAAAACTCTATATCttgtaataattcaaataacaACCTCTTATTTGATGCTGAAAactctttaataatagagTATGGAGCTGGAAATGCAATTTTGTCTTATTGGTTCATTAAAGAATGTGGAAAGCCTCAAAATAAGATTAAACCTTCTAAATTTAGAAGTGTGATAATTGACAGAGAGTCAAGGAGGAAACAAATGGAAAAGCTTGATGAATCTATTTCTTCCATCAGATTAAGACTTGATATTGAACAGtttgatattaattctcTAATTTTGGTTTGCAACAATGAAGACATTTCTAAAGAGTCAATAAGAGCTCATATGTACTCAAGTTTGGGAAATGGAAATGTACCATGGATTATTAGTACTTTACTTGAGCAAAAAATATGGATGCATGATTCATCAGGAAAACAAATTCAGACAATTGAAGAAGTTGAACAACTCAGTAAAGAAGAACTCAAATATATCTTGACTACTTTATCAAATGGAGGTGGCCCTGATATTTCGAG GCTTGAAGAAACTATAATTAACAAttttgcaaaaaaaaaaattctaaagatttttgtaatttctAAACATTTGTGCGGAAATGGATTCGACTTAGGTCTTAAATCATCTCAAAGCGCTATTAAAGAGATGAAAAGTGGTTCTATGcttattataataatgtCCCCCTGTTGCCATCACAGATGCTTGATTTCACAGCATCTTGGGGCCGAAATGCTCAATCAAATAGCTACACAAGAAGGCCTTTTCGATAATACAGAAGAGTGCTTTAATTTTCTTGCATCCATTTCTTCCTGGTCCACTGGAACCAGTGATTATAGAAGCAATTACGGATTCAAAGCAAAATACATTCTAGACTCATGTAGGTAA
- a CDS encoding syntaxin 5A ortholog, possible transmembrane domain or GPI at C-terminus, whose protein sequence is WWKVKMLNSDRTADFFNFVEKHDSTRSEGRIGNSGQSNRYSNSIQGSQFNLLASEISQEMNSTSLKIEELNRIVKQKGLFRDRTNQIHQLTEDIKTSVTELNSRLEVLQQHAQQGFPSSGGYYQSSQHYMTMVETLKARMLDITRDFKDTLQKRTEVIQQQDWRRNLYSYSSNSNNLSGFGSSIGDSKTSFSSGTKYSKMSRVPFDIESGEHGMDQGGTEFEFGAAQSMMQHQNQSFSYARSRAEAVENVQRMIGELAQIFQKVAGMVTQQEEMIQRIDEDISNTFSNVEHGHAELIKYYNYVKSNRGLIIKLFLLLIAFIIFYVIFLT, encoded by the coding sequence TGGTGGAAAGTAAAGATGCTAAATAGCGATAGAACAGcagatttttttaatttcgTAGAAAAGCATGACAGCACAAGAAGTGAGGGAAGGATAGGAAATTCTGGGCAATCTAACAGATATTCCAATTCGATCCAGGGTAGCCAATTTAATCTATTGGCATCAGAAATTAGCCAAGAAATGAATTCTACGTCTTTAAAGATTGAGGAGTTGAATAGAATAGTTAAACAAAAAGGTCTTTTTAGAGATAGAACAAATCAAATACATCAGCTTACTGAGGATATTAAGACAAGCGTGACAGAACTAAACTCCAGGCTTGAAGTCCTACAGCAACATGCTCAACAAGGCTTTCCATCATCTGGTGGTTATTATCAAAGCAGCCAACATTATATGACAATGGTAGAAACTTTGAAAGCAAGAATGCTTGATATTACACGAGACTTCAAGGATACACTTCAGAAAAGAACTGAAGTAATTCAGCAACAAGATTGGAGAAGGAATCtatattcatattcatcaaattcaaataatttatcagGTTTTGGGAGCTCAATAGGAGATTCAAAAACTTCGTTTAGTAGCGGAACAAAGTACTCTAAGATGAGTAGAGTTCCTTTTGATATAGAGAGTGGAGAACATGGCATGGATCAAGGAGGGactgaatttgaatttggagCAGCCCAAAGTATGATGCAGCACCAAAATCAGTCCTTTTCATATGCAAGATCTAGAGCAGAAGCTGTAGAGAATGTTCAAAGAATGATTGGTGAGTTGGCACAAATCTTCCAGAAAGTTGCAGGAATGGTCACTCAGCAAGAGGAAATGATTCAAAGAATAGATGAAGATATCTCAAATACCTTTTCAAACGTTGAACATGGCCATGCAGAGCTTATTAAATACTATAACTATGTGAAATCCAACAGAGGTTTGATCATTAAGCTATTTTTACTATTGATTGCTTTCATCATATTCTATGTAATCTTCCTAACTTGA